In Candidatus Rokuibacteriota bacterium, one DNA window encodes the following:
- a CDS encoding IclR family transcriptional regulator gives MSMAKKAKSDYLIQSVSRALDLLEAFTTKEGDLGVTELARKLKLHKNNVFRLLATLETRGYVEQDRATERYRLAPKVYEVAAVYLQHLDVRRQARVFLEALALKCHETVCLGLLDRTFAVYVDMVESEQPVRVAPRLGRRFPAVAAAAGKVLLAALPREQQMLLLGPEAAPALLEKLERVNAAGYAVDDEECEVGVRSVAAPIHDPANRALGAIEVSAPAMRLSLEQIDAEIAPLVLSTAREVEARLGAKPAT, from the coding sequence ATGTCTATGGCGAAAAAGGCCAAATCTGATTACCTCATCCAGTCCGTGAGCCGCGCCCTCGATCTCCTCGAGGCCTTCACCACGAAGGAGGGAGACCTGGGCGTCACCGAGCTGGCCCGCAAGCTGAAGCTCCACAAGAACAACGTCTTCCGCCTGCTCGCGACGCTCGAGACCCGCGGGTACGTGGAGCAGGACAGGGCGACGGAGCGGTACCGCCTCGCGCCCAAAGTGTATGAGGTGGCCGCCGTGTACCTCCAGCACCTGGATGTCCGGCGTCAGGCTCGGGTCTTCCTCGAAGCCCTGGCGCTCAAGTGCCACGAGACCGTCTGCCTCGGGCTGCTCGACCGCACCTTCGCCGTCTACGTGGACATGGTGGAAAGCGAGCAGCCGGTGCGCGTTGCTCCGCGCCTCGGGCGGCGGTTCCCCGCCGTGGCCGCTGCTGCGGGAAAGGTGCTCCTGGCCGCGCTGCCCCGGGAGCAGCAGATGCTCCTCCTCGGGCCCGAGGCCGCGCCGGCTCTCCTCGAGAAGCTCGAGCGCGTGAACGCTGCAGGGTACGCGGTGGACGACGAGGAGTGCGAGGTCGGTGTCAGATCGGTGGCCGCACCGATCCACGATCCGGCCAACCGCGCGCTCGGCGCGATCGAGGTGAGCGCTCCCGCGATGCGGCTCTCCCTCGAGCAGATCGATGCCGAGATCGCGCCCCTGGTCCTCTCCACGGCTCGGGAAGTCGAGGCACGGCTCGGAGCCAAGCCCGCGACGTGA